One region of Cyanobium sp. M30B3 genomic DNA includes:
- a CDS encoding transposase — protein MAIPSGAAAGRREGGAAGPDPQRRRAALEAARQRYGGLSAAGKRRLLDELQGITGYHRKSLLRRLNRKCPAAALVLDGACGEQGDPAAALKPHPRRWYGQEAAAALVPLWEASDRLCGKRLAALLPLLVASLEQHGHLQLEPEVREQMLAMSSATIDRLLAPIRKASTANNWRRPPRAFSAVRRRVPVRTFKGWSDHHEPGWLEIDLVAHCGGRMQGPFLWTLVATDIATGWSESLPILVREGAVVLTALQLIRRQLPFPLRGIDADNDPVFMNSLMEAWCDRPGHQIVLTRSRAYQSNDQAWVEQKNGMLVRRVVGYQRLEGLEAAQVLGELYGALRLFTNLFQPSFKLKSSERDGGRIKRQHHPPRTPLQRLLASGTLSEESAAHWRQLQQRSDPVALLTTIRRCQGQLAVLASGETGAGLQGAATERDLAAENRSLEVFLGGLQTLWQNNQPRRRKSKPRTGKRTRPDPFEPDVERIEQWLQAEPHLNAKTVLAWLIELHPQRYGKRHLRTLQRRLRGYRLQWIEQEMAAAAAAPSPGMQGSGTGEMPVLPGVNQDG, from the coding sequence GTGGCCATTCCGAGTGGTGCTGCAGCCGGGAGGCGTGAGGGTGGAGCGGCCGGCCCTGATCCGCAGCGCAGACGGGCCGCACTGGAGGCGGCCCGCCAGCGCTACGGGGGCCTGAGTGCTGCAGGGAAGCGCCGGCTGCTGGATGAGCTGCAGGGGATCACGGGCTACCACCGCAAATCACTGCTGCGGCGGCTCAACCGGAAGTGCCCTGCCGCTGCCCTGGTGCTTGATGGTGCCTGTGGTGAGCAGGGCGATCCCGCAGCAGCTCTCAAACCCCACCCGCGCCGCTGGTATGGCCAGGAGGCGGCAGCAGCCCTGGTACCGCTGTGGGAGGCGAGTGATCGGCTGTGCGGCAAGCGCCTGGCGGCGTTGCTGCCGCTGCTGGTGGCGTCGCTGGAGCAGCACGGGCACCTCCAGCTTGAGCCTGAAGTGCGCGAGCAGATGCTGGCGATGAGCAGCGCCACGATCGATCGGCTGTTGGCACCGATCCGCAAAGCGAGCACGGCTAACAACTGGCGACGGCCGCCGCGGGCCTTCAGCGCTGTGCGGCGGCGGGTGCCTGTGCGCACGTTCAAGGGCTGGAGCGATCACCACGAGCCCGGCTGGCTGGAGATCGACCTGGTGGCGCACTGCGGCGGGCGCATGCAGGGTCCCTTTCTGTGGACCCTGGTGGCGACCGATATCGCCACCGGCTGGAGCGAAAGCCTGCCGATCCTGGTGCGAGAGGGTGCAGTGGTGCTCACGGCGTTGCAGCTGATCCGGCGGCAGCTGCCGTTTCCCCTGCGGGGGATCGATGCAGACAACGACCCGGTGTTCATGAACAGCTTGATGGAGGCCTGGTGTGACCGGCCGGGTCATCAGATCGTGCTGACCCGATCACGGGCGTACCAGAGCAACGATCAGGCCTGGGTGGAGCAGAAGAACGGGATGCTGGTTCGGCGCGTGGTGGGCTACCAGCGGCTGGAGGGCCTGGAGGCAGCCCAGGTGCTGGGGGAGCTGTACGGCGCCTTGCGGCTGTTCACCAATTTGTTTCAGCCCTCGTTCAAGCTCAAAAGCAGCGAGCGCGATGGCGGCCGGATCAAGCGACAGCACCACCCACCGCGCACACCCCTGCAGCGGCTGCTGGCGAGTGGCACGCTGAGCGAGGAGAGCGCCGCCCATTGGCGGCAACTGCAGCAGCGCAGCGACCCGGTGGCCCTGCTCACCACGATCCGGCGCTGCCAGGGACAGCTGGCTGTGCTGGCCAGCGGTGAGACCGGTGCTGGCCTGCAGGGAGCCGCAACGGAGCGGGATCTGGCGGCGGAGAACCGATCGCTCGAGGTGTTCCTTGGCGGGTTGCAGACCCTCTGGCAGAACAACCAGCCCCGGCGGCGCAAATCCAAGCCACGGACGGGCAAACGCACTCGGCCTGACCCATTCGAGCCGGATGTGGAGCGAATCGAGCAATGGCTGCAGGCCGAGCCCCATCTCAACGCCAAGACCGTGTTGGCGTGGCTGATCGAGCTGCACCCCCAGCGCTACGGCAAGCGCCACCTGCGCACCCTTCAGAGGCGCCTGCGCGGTTACCGGCTGCAGTGGATCGAGCAGGAGATGGCCGCTGCGGCAGCGGCCCCAAGCCCAGGGATGCAGGGAAGCGGAACCGGGGAGATGCCAGTGCTACCGGGCGTCAACCAAGATGGGTAA